From a region of the Bernardetia sp. genome:
- the yihA gene encoding ribosome biogenesis GTP-binding protein YihA/YsxC yields MQVNTAKFLESNPSVKTCPSPHLPEYAFIGRSNVGKSSLINAMTNHGNLAKTSSTPGKTQLINHFLINESWYLVDLPGYGWARVSKSQRRDFEGLITEYLAERENLVITFVLVDIRHEPQPIDLQFLEWLGENQIPFAIIFTKSDKLNNSKIVASLERYEMVLKSGWEALPPHFITSSVKNEGTEDILNYIEKYNKALKEKFAKIQPIKVDKTVLEEVKEQTEEQQNTTEVEKIETKKKSNEKNQTKEVAISIIPSSSTKKKKATKSKHTVPFPNSKTEFKKRGKKTSSQTNSKRKTQRPKK; encoded by the coding sequence ATGCAAGTCAATACTGCCAAATTTTTAGAGAGTAACCCTTCTGTAAAGACTTGTCCGTCGCCTCATCTTCCCGAATATGCTTTTATTGGACGTTCCAACGTAGGTAAGTCATCGCTTATCAATGCCATGACGAATCATGGCAATCTTGCCAAAACCTCATCTACTCCAGGAAAGACACAACTTATAAATCATTTTCTTATAAATGAAAGTTGGTATTTGGTAGATTTACCTGGTTATGGCTGGGCTAGAGTGAGTAAGTCGCAACGCAGAGATTTTGAAGGCTTGATTACAGAATATTTGGCAGAGCGAGAAAACTTGGTAATAACGTTTGTTTTGGTAGATATAAGGCACGAACCACAACCAATAGATTTACAGTTTTTAGAATGGTTGGGAGAAAATCAGATTCCATTTGCTATCATTTTTACTAAATCTGATAAACTCAACAATAGTAAAATCGTGGCATCTTTAGAACGTTACGAAATGGTTTTGAAATCGGGTTGGGAAGCCCTACCACCTCATTTTATTACTTCTTCTGTGAAAAATGAAGGAACAGAAGATATTTTGAACTATATAGAGAAATATAATAAGGCTTTAAAAGAAAAATTTGCCAAAATCCAGCCTATAAAGGTAGATAAAACAGTTTTAGAAGAGGTAAAAGAACAAACAGAAGAACAGCAAAACACTACAGAGGTAGAAAAAATAGAAACGAAGAAAAAGTCAAACGAAAAAAATCAGACAAAGGAAGTTGCCATTTCAATAATACCATCTTCATCTACAAAGAAGAAAAAAGCAACAAAATCTAAACACACTGTACCATTTCCCAACTCAAAAACAGAATTTAAAAAAAGAGGTAAAAAAACATCTTCGCAGACAAATTCTAAAAGAAAAACACAGCGACCTAAGAAGTAA
- a CDS encoding DUF5606 domain-containing protein, with translation MKLKEVAVISGKPGLYQILKPTRNGVIIEAIGGGRSKIMADASHRISILKEISIYTTTEEGSVPLQDVFHKIYDKYALNLDVKTSDNKALKGLLNDILPEWDKDRVYTSDIKKLVMWYNILAEHAPELIDPAQKEEDEEDEKAVVEQREESQDKLEENPEEPVTISKMEAKPKDKKKAKKVEEKVDAMVEAETTAKDSKEKKPKKTTKKATKAKTEEKAPAKTKKTTTKTSKAKKEEK, from the coding sequence ATGAAACTTAAAGAAGTAGCCGTTATTTCGGGCAAACCAGGACTTTATCAAATTCTCAAACCTACTCGTAACGGAGTAATCATTGAAGCTATTGGAGGAGGTCGCTCCAAAATTATGGCAGATGCAAGTCATCGTATTTCTATTTTGAAAGAAATTTCTATCTACACAACTACTGAAGAAGGTTCTGTGCCTTTGCAAGATGTGTTTCATAAGATATATGACAAATATGCGCTCAACTTAGATGTAAAAACATCAGACAACAAAGCACTTAAAGGGCTTCTGAATGATATTTTGCCAGAATGGGACAAAGACCGTGTTTATACTTCTGACATTAAAAAGCTCGTAATGTGGTATAATATTTTGGCAGAACATGCTCCAGAACTTATAGACCCAGCTCAAAAAGAAGAGGACGAAGAAGATGAAAAAGCTGTTGTAGAACAAAGAGAGGAAAGCCAAGACAAGCTAGAGGAAAATCCAGAAGAGCCAGTTACTATCTCTAAAATGGAAGCAAAGCCAAAAGATAAGAAGAAGGCAAAAAAGGTAGAAGAGAAAGTAGATGCTATGGTAGAAGCTGAAACAACAGCCAAAGATAGCAAGGAAAAAAAGCCAAAGAAAACAACAAAAAAAGCTACAAAAGCAAAGACCGAAGAAAAAGCTCCAGCAAAAACTAAGAAAACAACTACAAAAACATCTAAAGCTAAAAAAGAAGAGAAATAA
- the infA gene encoding translation initiation factor IF-1, whose amino-acid sequence MAKQDSIEQDGTVSEALSNAMFRVELQNGHEVTAHISGKMRMNYIKILPGDKVKLEMSPYDLTKARIVYRYK is encoded by the coding sequence ATGGCTAAACAAGATAGCATCGAACAAGACGGAACAGTATCAGAAGCATTATCAAATGCAATGTTTCGTGTTGAACTTCAAAACGGACACGAAGTAACAGCTCATATCTCTGGAAAAATGCGTATGAACTATATCAAAATTCTTCCAGGAGATAAAGTAAAGTTGGAAATGTCTCCGTATGATTTAACAAAAGCCCGTATCGTATATCGCTACAAATAA
- the ykgO gene encoding type B 50S ribosomal protein L36: MKVRASVKKRSADCKIVRRNGKVYVINKKNPRFKQRQG; encoded by the coding sequence ATGAAAGTTAGAGCTTCCGTAAAAAAGCGTAGTGCAGATTGTAAAATCGTACGTCGCAATGGAAAAGTTTACGTTATCAACAAGAAAAACCCTCGCTTTAAGCAGCGTCAAGGTTAA
- the rpsM gene encoding 30S ribosomal protein S13: MARIQGVDIPDNKRGVISLTYIFGIGNTRAAEILDAAGVDHSKKAKDWSDDEAKAIREYIGENFKVEGELKSEIQLNIKRLMDIGCYRGLRHRKGLPVRGQRTQTNARTRKGKPKTVANKKK; the protein is encoded by the coding sequence ATGGCAAGGATTCAAGGTGTCGATATTCCAGATAATAAGCGTGGAGTCATCAGTTTGACATACATCTTTGGTATTGGAAATACTCGTGCAGCAGAGATTTTGGATGCAGCAGGAGTTGATCACAGCAAAAAAGCTAAAGATTGGTCAGACGATGAAGCAAAAGCTATTCGTGAATATATCGGCGAAAACTTCAAAGTAGAAGGTGAACTAAAATCCGAAATACAACTTAACATCAAGCGTTTGATGGACATCGGTTGTTATCGTGGTTTGCGCCATCGTAAAGGACTTCCTGTAAGAGGACAGCGTACTCAAACAAATGCACGTACTCGTAAAGGAAAACCAAAAACAGTGGCAAACAAAAAGAAATAA
- the rpsK gene encoding 30S ribosomal protein S11: MAQKRKDKAKKRVVKVGAVGQAHIKASFNNVIISMTNEAGQVITWATAGKMGFRGSKKNTPYAAQTAARDCAQKAYDLGLRKVEVFVKGPGSGREAAIRTIHSVGIDITAIKDVTPLPHNGCRPPKRRRV, from the coding sequence ATGGCACAAAAGCGTAAAGACAAAGCCAAAAAACGAGTAGTGAAAGTTGGTGCAGTAGGGCAAGCCCACATCAAAGCATCTTTCAACAACGTTATTATTTCTATGACTAACGAAGCAGGTCAAGTTATCACTTGGGCAACAGCAGGTAAAATGGGCTTTAGAGGTTCTAAAAAGAACACTCCTTATGCAGCTCAAACTGCAGCTCGTGATTGCGCTCAAAAAGCGTATGACTTGGGTCTTCGTAAAGTAGAAGTATTTGTCAAAGGACCAGGTTCTGGTCGTGAGGCAGCTATTCGTACAATTCATAGTGTAGGTATTGATATTACAGCTATCAAAGATGTAACTCCTCTTCCTCACAATGGTTGTCGTCCTCCAAAACGTCGTAGAGTATAA
- the rpsD gene encoding 30S ribosomal protein S4 — MARYTGPTAKIARRFGEAIFGPSKALKKKAYPPGQHGKGRRRKVSDYAVQLMEKQKAKHTYGVLERQFSNVFKHAVRAQGSTGENLLKFLETRLDNVVYRLGIAPTRRAARQLVSHKHITVNGEIVNIASYSLRPGDIVGVREKSKSLQVITDSLSGRVNRYSWLEWDNAELQGKFMMLPEREEIPENIQERLIVELYSK; from the coding sequence ATGGCACGTTATACAGGACCTACGGCAAAAATTGCAAGACGTTTCGGAGAAGCTATCTTCGGACCAAGCAAAGCCCTTAAGAAAAAAGCTTATCCGCCGGGTCAGCACGGAAAAGGTCGTCGTCGTAAAGTATCAGATTATGCAGTTCAGCTTATGGAAAAGCAGAAGGCAAAACATACTTACGGTGTACTTGAGCGTCAGTTTTCGAACGTATTTAAGCACGCAGTAAGAGCGCAAGGCTCAACAGGCGAAAACCTTTTAAAATTCTTAGAAACACGTTTGGATAATGTAGTGTATCGTTTAGGAATTGCTCCTACTCGTAGAGCTGCTCGTCAGCTTGTTTCTCACAAGCACATTACCGTAAACGGAGAAATTGTAAATATTGCTTCTTACTCATTGCGCCCTGGCGATATCGTTGGCGTTCGTGAGAAATCAAAATCTTTGCAAGTAATTACTGATAGCTTGAGTGGACGAGTAAATCGTTACTCTTGGTTGGAGTGGGACAATGCAGAGCTTCAAGGCAAATTTATGATGCTTCCAGAGCGTGAGGAAATTCCAGAGAACATTCAAGAACGTTTAATCGTTGAATTGTACTCTAAATAA
- a CDS encoding DNA-directed RNA polymerase subunit alpha: MAVLAFQMPDKVVMEKADDFHGIFEFKPLEPGYGVTVGNALRRVLLSSLEGYAIIGIKMGSVLHEFSTVEGVVEDVSEIILNLKMLRLKKVVEDESSQKISIQLSGKSELTGKDIADATSEFEVLNPELVICHMDESVELELELFLDKGRGYVPAEENRQAENSSSYIPIDAIYTPIKNVTYSIENTRVEQKTDYEKLIIDIQTDGSIHPEDALKSAAHLLMRHLALISDQNITLDYLETQQEEEVDEEFVRMRKQLKTALSEMDLSVRAYNCLKAANIRTLGDLVSLEISDMMKFRNFGKKSLTELEQLVSDLGLTFGLDISKYKLDED, from the coding sequence ATGGCAGTATTAGCATTTCAAATGCCCGACAAAGTGGTAATGGAGAAAGCCGATGATTTTCACGGTATTTTCGAATTCAAACCATTAGAACCCGGTTATGGTGTAACTGTTGGTAATGCACTTCGTCGTGTATTACTTTCTTCTTTAGAAGGATATGCAATCATCGGTATCAAAATGGGTTCAGTTTTACATGAGTTTTCTACCGTTGAAGGCGTTGTAGAAGATGTAAGCGAAATCATTTTGAACTTAAAGATGTTGCGTCTTAAAAAAGTAGTAGAAGACGAATCTAGCCAGAAAATAAGCATTCAGCTTTCTGGAAAGTCAGAGCTAACAGGAAAAGATATTGCAGATGCTACTAGCGAATTTGAGGTATTGAATCCAGAATTGGTAATCTGTCACATGGACGAATCAGTAGAACTTGAACTTGAACTTTTCTTAGACAAAGGACGTGGATACGTTCCTGCTGAGGAAAATCGTCAAGCAGAAAATTCTTCTAGCTACATTCCAATAGATGCTATCTATACACCTATCAAAAATGTAACATATAGCATCGAAAATACTCGTGTTGAGCAAAAAACAGATTATGAGAAACTCATAATTGATATTCAGACGGATGGTTCTATCCACCCAGAAGATGCTCTTAAAAGTGCAGCTCACTTACTTATGCGTCATTTGGCTCTTATTTCAGACCAAAACATTACGCTTGATTATTTGGAGACACAACAAGAGGAGGAAGTAGATGAAGAGTTTGTAAGAATGCGTAAGCAACTCAAAACAGCTCTTTCAGAAATGGATTTGTCTGTTCGTGCTTACAACTGTCTTAAAGCAGCAAACATTCGTACACTTGGCGACCTTGTAAGTTTGGAAATTTCTGATATGATGAAATTCCGTAATTTTGGTAAGAAATCACTTACTGAATTGGAACAACTTGTATCTGATTTGGGACTTACTTTTGGTTTAGACATAAGCAAATACAAATTAGACGAAGACTAA